The following are from one region of the Chlamydiota bacterium genome:
- a CDS encoding ABC transporter permease, producing MRALSRLKSLCTVHRELLFHLALKNLKVQYKYAFLGFLWAFFVPLCMALVFWFLFAFLWQRPIPPLSIVTALFVWQFVNMSIASSTTSIIDNAGLLKKVYIPREIVPLSIVLSNFINFLLSLVVLVVLVLIYTTFKAGHPILPVQILLLPPLVVVTFLMTSGFVLITSSLQVLYRDVKYIVEIALLIIFYLSGAFYEVDLIAAGAARKGIPWLVHLFMLNPIYDLFAMYRIVLLPSAISEMTVDISRYYPVWLVVSQTVVFSVLLFVAAYRMFLRREVDLVDLI from the coding sequence GTGAGGGCGCTCTCGCGGCTGAAGTCCCTGTGCACCGTGCACCGGGAACTGCTCTTCCACCTGGCGTTGAAGAACCTGAAGGTGCAGTACAAGTACGCCTTCCTCGGATTCCTCTGGGCGTTCTTCGTGCCGCTCTGCATGGCGCTGGTCTTCTGGTTCCTCTTCGCCTTCCTCTGGCAGCGGCCGATACCGCCCCTCTCCATCGTGACGGCCCTCTTCGTCTGGCAGTTCGTCAATATGAGCATCGCGAGCTCCACGACCTCCATCATCGACAACGCGGGCCTGCTCAAGAAGGTCTACATCCCGCGGGAGATCGTCCCCCTTTCGATCGTGCTGTCGAACTTCATCAACTTCCTCCTGTCGCTCGTGGTGCTGGTCGTGCTGGTCCTGATCTACACCACCTTCAAGGCGGGTCACCCGATCCTCCCCGTACAGATCCTTTTGCTCCCCCCGCTGGTCGTGGTGACGTTCCTGATGACGTCGGGGTTCGTGCTGATCACCTCGTCCCTCCAGGTGCTCTACCGGGACGTGAAGTACATCGTGGAGATCGCCCTCCTGATCATCTTCTATCTTTCCGGCGCCTTCTACGAGGTGGACCTGATCGCCGCCGGCGCCGCCAGGAAAGGGATTCCGTGGCTCGTGCACCTGTTCATGTTGAACCCGATCTACGACCTGTTCGCGATGTACCGGATCGTCCTTCTTCCCTCCGCCATCTCGGAGATGACGGTGGACATCTCGCGGTACTACCCGGTCTGGCTTGTGGTCTCCCAGACCGTCGTGTTCAGCGTTCTCCTCTTCGTCGCCGCCTACCGGATGTTTCTGCGGAGGGAAGTCGACCTGGTCGACCTGATTTGA
- a CDS encoding radical SAM protein: MDHRDEHRLAGITGGSRALCGPEQIHLDLTNACTLRCLCCWHRSPLLAAGDIPPHWSPDHRLSYETALGVIEDAAAMGVRRIIFSGGGDPLCHPRTMDLLRAAAERGLETTLITNLVVAGAETIRTLVEARLGRLAVSLWAGDEKTYAVMHPGASFGTFGRIVGLLRGLGAPLPPGRGPQLILTHVLCARNAGNIEAMVRLAVELGAGQIWFQPTDVETPRLKPLLLGRAEIAAVVASLENCAARFRPLLRPGQEGLLDFSLLLGKLSNSRAHEGVFHSDVIDTMPCYMGWYESRILANGDVVPCCKADRLPLGSVRERRFRDIWFSPAYDEFRRRALTLSKSDPYFAKIRCGKFCDDWWLNAIVHRSYLGSRARPGGRDRRGPAKRILSAFLKLAGRRGGEGGA, translated from the coding sequence ATGGACCATCGCGACGAACATCGGCTCGCAGGGATAACCGGCGGGTCCCGCGCCCTCTGCGGGCCCGAACAGATCCATCTCGATCTCACCAACGCGTGCACACTGCGCTGCCTCTGCTGCTGGCACCGCTCGCCGCTCCTTGCCGCAGGGGATATTCCCCCCCACTGGTCGCCGGACCACCGTCTCTCGTACGAGACGGCCCTCGGCGTCATCGAGGACGCGGCGGCGATGGGGGTTCGGCGGATCATATTCAGCGGCGGGGGCGACCCCCTCTGCCACCCCCGCACGATGGACCTGCTCCGGGCCGCGGCGGAGAGGGGGCTGGAGACCACCCTCATCACCAACCTCGTTGTCGCCGGGGCGGAGACGATCCGAACGCTTGTCGAGGCGCGCCTCGGCAGGCTGGCGGTGAGTCTGTGGGCCGGCGACGAAAAGACGTACGCCGTGATGCATCCGGGCGCGTCTTTCGGGACCTTCGGGAGGATCGTGGGGCTGCTCCGGGGCCTCGGGGCCCCCCTCCCTCCGGGACGCGGGCCGCAGCTCATCCTGACGCACGTGCTGTGCGCGCGCAACGCCGGGAATATCGAGGCGATGGTGCGCCTTGCCGTGGAGCTCGGCGCGGGCCAGATCTGGTTCCAGCCGACGGATGTGGAGACGCCGCGTCTGAAGCCGCTCCTGCTGGGCCGGGCGGAGATCGCGGCCGTCGTCGCGTCGCTCGAAAACTGCGCCGCACGGTTCCGCCCCCTCCTGCGGCCCGGGCAGGAGGGGCTTCTCGACTTCAGCCTGCTCCTCGGAAAGCTTTCCAACAGCAGGGCCCACGAAGGGGTCTTCCACTCCGACGTGATCGACACGATGCCCTGCTACATGGGTTGGTACGAGAGCCGGATACTCGCCAACGGCGACGTGGTTCCGTGCTGCAAGGCGGACCGTCTTCCGCTCGGTTCTGTGCGCGAGCGGCGCTTCCGCGACATATGGTTCTCGCCTGCGTACGACGAGTTCCGGAGGCGGGCGCTGACCCTCTCCAAGTCGGACCCGTACTTCGCGAAGATCCGGTGCGGGAAGTTCTGCGACGACTGGTGGCTGAATGCCATCGTCCACCGGTCGTACCTCGGCAGCCGCGCGCGGCCCGGCGGGAGGGACCGGCGCGGGCCGGCCAAACGGATCCTCTCCGCGTTTCTCAAACTGGCGGGTCGGCGGGGCGGGGAGGGGGGGGCGTGA
- a CDS encoding TIGR03663 family protein — MSRPAPVEQSPAPEKGYVTIRLDWFRVVFAAILAFTVVTRFYGLSLKPFHHDESLYATYSWYLFEGRGYKYDPMMHGPFMFYLDALLFTLFGVGDFVARMGAALFGVGLVWCAWLFRKELGKAGALSAAALFAVSPTFMYFSRFFREDVFVAFWALLSVGLFVNRLRAGSRGWLYGASAAFSLMFCVKENSYMFLAIFVSFWAFMLLFERCFGRAALPGTPCAAGGGRRLLGLLDTVVALGIFFAIFYLFFTSFFRNPPGFIDGLYRKSLGYWMHQDKIQRIKGPFTYFCPIAATYELPLLAVLFAGVVATLRRHRLSLAVMAGSSAVALPLMCLWNRPLPVAWDTLFHMTSTLHVVFALYVFALGMAATCTCLREGRRFAAFVSYWSWTSLLLYSYAGEKVPWLLMHVLMPMVLWAGVLLGDFFASERFRRNTNAYAALLGVGLLLFLQASLRLCFVNEANPVECMVYTQTSTDIQKTLRIINALAEETGKGLQLPIGIQGESTWPYTWYLRDYKDWFHPGTFTAPSKMVVAVDWDKRRDFSAVLEPHYRETRMKLREWWVPSPLGSLKSPGPGWAERVFGRRPFSVFIADSSHRLRALLRYYFSRQVWSVLGSQDIAFYVRRDLLGEAPGPVSAAEAPQAPAVAKEYAVIGTTSPDAVFGERGSAAGRFDEPRGIWADATGAIYVADTKNHRWQKLDAQGKPLLTVGKPGSGPAEFKEPMGIAVDGDGFVYVADTWNHRIQKFDREGRFVKEWGGGAGGFWAPKGMAFDREGNLYVVDTGRHRVQKFTSGGSYLLHWGDQGEGPGEFREPVGIVVVSGEAAAAAGDDTKQTPGDAVLVADTANKRVQRFDTKGRFLGQFRVLGWEEYYTEPFAAADSAGRIWLTDSRNNRIQIFSPDGVLQALWSAKGFKPGDFNVPTGIFIADGRVYVSDTHNHRVQVFAEKRVCRR; from the coding sequence ATGAGTCGCCCGGCCCCCGTCGAACAGAGCCCCGCCCCCGAGAAAGGGTACGTGACGATACGCCTGGACTGGTTCCGCGTCGTATTCGCCGCGATACTCGCCTTTACCGTCGTGACCCGTTTTTACGGCCTCTCCCTGAAACCGTTTCACCACGACGAGAGCCTCTACGCGACCTACTCCTGGTACCTGTTCGAGGGGAGGGGGTACAAGTACGACCCGATGATGCACGGCCCCTTCATGTTCTACCTCGACGCCCTCCTCTTCACCCTCTTCGGGGTCGGGGACTTCGTCGCCCGGATGGGCGCGGCGCTCTTCGGTGTGGGGCTCGTCTGGTGCGCCTGGCTGTTCCGAAAAGAGCTCGGGAAGGCGGGCGCCCTCTCGGCGGCCGCGCTCTTCGCGGTCTCCCCGACGTTCATGTACTTCTCCCGCTTCTTCCGCGAGGATGTCTTCGTCGCCTTCTGGGCCCTCCTCTCCGTGGGGCTCTTCGTGAATCGACTGCGTGCCGGCTCGAGGGGGTGGCTCTACGGGGCCTCGGCGGCCTTCTCCCTGATGTTCTGCGTCAAGGAGAACTCGTACATGTTCCTGGCCATCTTCGTTTCGTTCTGGGCTTTCATGCTCCTCTTCGAACGGTGCTTCGGGCGCGCCGCCCTCCCGGGAACGCCGTGCGCCGCGGGGGGGGGGCGCCGCCTCCTCGGCCTCCTCGACACCGTCGTGGCGCTCGGCATCTTCTTCGCGATCTTCTATCTGTTCTTCACCTCCTTTTTCCGCAACCCGCCCGGCTTCATCGACGGCCTCTACCGGAAGTCGCTCGGCTACTGGATGCACCAGGACAAGATCCAGCGCATCAAGGGCCCGTTCACCTACTTCTGCCCGATCGCCGCGACCTACGAGCTCCCCCTGCTGGCCGTCCTCTTCGCCGGCGTCGTCGCCACCCTCAGGCGCCATCGTCTCTCCCTCGCCGTCATGGCCGGTTCGAGCGCCGTCGCCCTTCCGCTGATGTGCCTCTGGAACCGGCCCCTGCCGGTCGCGTGGGACACGCTGTTCCACATGACGAGCACGCTCCACGTCGTCTTCGCCCTCTACGTGTTCGCCCTCGGGATGGCGGCCACCTGCACCTGCCTTCGGGAGGGGAGGCGCTTCGCCGCCTTCGTCTCCTACTGGAGCTGGACCAGCCTCCTGCTCTACTCGTACGCGGGGGAGAAGGTCCCCTGGCTCCTGATGCACGTGCTGATGCCGATGGTGCTCTGGGCGGGCGTCTTGTTGGGCGACTTCTTCGCCTCGGAGCGGTTCCGGCGGAACACGAACGCGTACGCGGCGCTCCTCGGGGTCGGGCTCCTCCTCTTCCTGCAGGCCTCGCTCCGGCTCTGCTTCGTCAACGAGGCCAACCCGGTCGAGTGCATGGTCTACACCCAGACCTCCACGGACATCCAGAAGACGCTGCGGATCATCAACGCCCTCGCCGAGGAGACCGGGAAGGGGCTGCAGCTCCCGATCGGCATCCAGGGCGAGTCCACCTGGCCGTACACCTGGTACCTCCGCGACTACAAGGACTGGTTCCATCCGGGAACCTTCACCGCGCCGAGCAAGATGGTCGTGGCGGTGGACTGGGACAAGCGCCGGGACTTCAGCGCGGTCCTCGAGCCGCACTACCGGGAGACGCGGATGAAGCTCAGGGAGTGGTGGGTGCCGAGCCCGCTGGGCTCCCTGAAGAGCCCCGGGCCGGGGTGGGCCGAGCGCGTCTTCGGCCGGCGGCCGTTCTCGGTCTTCATCGCGGACTCCTCCCACCGGCTCCGGGCGCTGCTGCGGTACTACTTCAGCCGGCAGGTCTGGAGCGTCCTCGGCTCGCAGGATATCGCCTTCTACGTGCGGCGGGACCTCCTCGGCGAGGCGCCCGGCCCCGTTTCCGCCGCGGAGGCGCCGCAGGCGCCCGCGGTGGCCAAGGAGTATGCGGTGATCGGGACGACGTCCCCCGACGCCGTCTTCGGTGAGCGGGGAAGCGCCGCGGGCCGCTTCGACGAGCCTCGTGGCATCTGGGCGGACGCAACCGGTGCCATCTACGTCGCCGACACCAAGAATCACCGCTGGCAGAAGCTCGACGCGCAGGGGAAGCCCCTCCTCACGGTCGGGAAGCCGGGGAGCGGCCCCGCGGAGTTCAAGGAGCCGATGGGGATCGCCGTCGACGGCGACGGATTCGTCTACGTCGCCGACACCTGGAATCACCGCATCCAGAAGTTCGACCGGGAGGGGAGATTCGTCAAGGAGTGGGGCGGCGGCGCGGGCGGCTTCTGGGCTCCGAAAGGCATGGCGTTCGACCGGGAGGGGAACCTGTACGTGGTCGATACGGGGCGGCACCGGGTCCAGAAGTTCACGTCCGGCGGCTCCTACCTGCTGCACTGGGGTGACCAGGGGGAGGGGCCGGGAGAGTTCAGGGAACCGGTGGGGATCGTCGTGGTTTCAGGCGAAGCCGCCGCGGCGGCCGGCGACGATACGAAACAAACGCCCGGGGATGCGGTCCTGGTCGCCGATACCGCCAACAAGCGCGTGCAGAGATTCGACACGAAGGGGAGGTTCCTCGGGCAGTTCCGCGTCCTCGGGTGGGAGGAGTACTACACCGAGCCGTTCGCCGCGGCGGACTCCGCGGGAAGAATCTGGCTCACCGACAGCCGGAACAACCGCATCCAGATCTTCAGCCCCGACGGGGTGCTCCAGGCCCTCTGGTCGGCGAAGGGGTTCAAGCCGGGCGACTTCAACGTCCCGACCGGCATCTTCATCGCCGACGGACGCGTCTACGTCAGCGATACCCACAACCACCGCGTGCAGGTGTTCGCCGAGAAACGGGTCTGCCGGAGGTAG
- a CDS encoding ATP-binding cassette domain-containing protein, with protein MSHSIEVKNLRKKYRVYFEKPALIRNILPFLVSQGKAQEFWALDGVSFSMQKGECVGIIGPNGSGKSTILSILAGVSAPTEGEVSISGRVSSLLSLGAGFNFELTGQENVYLNGAILGLSKTQIDAIYDDIVAYADLGRFMNAKLSTYSSGMNMRLGFAIAVMVPFDVLLMDEILAVGDLSFQTKCFRTMRKFWEDEGKTVIFVSHDLVKIEEICSSVLWFEHGKIEAMGAPEEVIEAYRERYREKLALGPAVKRQARAEVPVLVTVDAARELRRIPETIFGSNVDIFSDGCIVYDGKRRQANRMAHAWIAPLGFTLFRYPGMFHADYFHWREAVGEERLPQVCGTSSSKSTLPPTFGPAEFLDMCTTLAAAPMVTLNAGTGTAEEAAAWVSWIRERYRGPLHLEIGHELYYDEFHPLGADFPWTPARYAGAVEEFSRAVRAVDGEARIGAQCCIENGAFTRYRDPRWNEALLALPPGTFDFLSLHHASLPILNITGDYRTPADAETYGTLLAAPAFVEASLAALAAQAARAGRAGIPIALSEYGCFFTSVPNIVHGTHAVHDRCSDSVEWGRNHTLAAALYEAGVLHACLRRPEVQIAARMTLFHTLFSSVADLRRQARHPQYLVHELLDRFAGKTLVPSRVETKRIATPALGFVPALRDLPICEAVAVKDAGGGKIALSLINRSLDSPISVRLDLNGFAARFCTVRTVSAESPECDHTLPGPGQVAMGQQTYRTEGMRGGDGLLRYLLPRHSLSVISFSDEDWI; from the coding sequence ATGAGCCACAGTATTGAAGTCAAGAATCTCCGGAAGAAGTACCGGGTCTACTTCGAGAAGCCGGCGCTCATCCGCAACATCCTCCCGTTCCTCGTCTCCCAGGGGAAGGCGCAGGAGTTTTGGGCGCTGGACGGCGTATCCTTCTCGATGCAGAAGGGGGAGTGCGTGGGGATCATCGGCCCCAACGGCTCGGGGAAGAGCACCATCCTGAGCATCCTCGCGGGGGTCTCCGCGCCCACGGAGGGCGAGGTCTCGATCAGCGGGAGGGTTTCCTCGCTCCTCTCGCTGGGAGCCGGGTTCAACTTCGAGCTCACCGGGCAGGAGAACGTCTACCTGAACGGCGCCATCCTCGGCCTCTCGAAAACGCAGATCGACGCCATCTACGACGACATCGTGGCGTACGCCGACCTCGGGAGGTTCATGAACGCCAAGCTCTCGACCTACTCCTCGGGGATGAACATGCGCCTGGGCTTCGCCATCGCCGTGATGGTGCCGTTCGACGTCCTCTTGATGGACGAGATCCTCGCCGTCGGCGACCTCTCCTTCCAGACGAAATGCTTCCGGACGATGCGGAAGTTCTGGGAGGACGAGGGAAAGACGGTCATCTTCGTCTCTCACGACCTCGTCAAGATCGAGGAGATCTGCTCGAGCGTCCTCTGGTTCGAGCACGGCAAAATCGAGGCGATGGGCGCGCCGGAGGAGGTCATCGAGGCGTACCGGGAGCGCTACCGTGAGAAGCTCGCGCTCGGCCCCGCGGTGAAGCGGCAGGCGCGCGCCGAGGTCCCGGTGCTCGTGACCGTGGACGCCGCGAGGGAGCTCCGGCGGATCCCGGAGACGATCTTCGGAAGCAACGTCGACATCTTCAGCGACGGGTGCATCGTGTATGACGGGAAGCGGCGGCAGGCAAACCGGATGGCCCACGCATGGATCGCGCCGCTCGGTTTCACATTGTTCAGATACCCCGGGATGTTCCATGCGGACTATTTTCACTGGCGTGAGGCGGTCGGCGAGGAGCGCCTCCCGCAGGTGTGCGGCACCTCCTCCTCGAAATCCACGCTGCCGCCCACCTTCGGCCCCGCGGAGTTCCTCGATATGTGCACCACGCTCGCCGCGGCGCCGATGGTCACGCTGAACGCGGGGACGGGCACAGCGGAGGAGGCGGCGGCATGGGTCTCGTGGATCCGGGAGCGTTACCGGGGGCCGCTCCACCTCGAAATCGGGCACGAGCTCTACTACGACGAGTTCCATCCCCTCGGGGCCGACTTCCCCTGGACTCCCGCTCGCTACGCGGGAGCCGTGGAGGAGTTCTCGCGCGCCGTGCGGGCAGTGGACGGCGAGGCGAGGATCGGCGCGCAGTGCTGCATCGAGAACGGGGCGTTCACGCGTTACCGCGACCCCCGCTGGAACGAGGCGCTCCTCGCGCTCCCACCAGGAACGTTCGATTTCCTCTCTCTGCACCACGCCTCCCTCCCCATCCTGAACATCACCGGAGACTACCGCACCCCCGCCGACGCCGAGACCTACGGTACGCTTCTCGCAGCCCCGGCCTTCGTCGAGGCGAGCCTGGCGGCGCTGGCGGCGCAGGCGGCGCGCGCGGGCCGGGCCGGCATCCCCATCGCCCTGAGCGAGTACGGCTGCTTCTTCACGAGCGTGCCGAACATCGTCCACGGGACCCACGCGGTGCACGACCGCTGCTCCGACTCGGTGGAGTGGGGGAGGAACCACACGCTCGCCGCCGCCCTATACGAGGCAGGCGTCCTCCACGCCTGCCTCAGGCGGCCGGAGGTGCAGATCGCGGCGCGCATGACCCTCTTCCATACGCTCTTCTCCAGTGTGGCGGACTTGCGTCGCCAAGCCCGCCACCCGCAGTACCTCGTGCACGAACTTCTCGACAGATTCGCGGGCAAGACGCTGGTCCCCTCGCGGGTGGAGACGAAGCGGATCGCGACCCCGGCGCTGGGCTTCGTGCCGGCGCTGCGCGATCTCCCGATCTGCGAGGCGGTGGCGGTGAAGGATGCCGGAGGGGGAAAGATCGCCCTCTCCCTGATCAACCGCAGCCTGGACAGTCCCATCAGCGTCCGGCTCGACCTGAACGGCTTCGCGGCGCGCTTCTGCACCGTCAGGACCGTCTCCGCCGAGAGCCCGGAGTGCGACCACACCCTCCCCGGCCCCGGCCAGGTGGCGATGGGGCAGCAGACCTATCGCACGGAGGGGATGCGGGGAGGGGACGGGTTGCTGCGCTATCTCCTTCCGCGGCACTCGCTGAGCGTGATCTCCTTTTCCGACGAGGACTGGATCTGA
- a CDS encoding class I SAM-dependent methyltransferase: MASLKKLYQYHTYRGAFQLVRMLAPGCGAERGVCTAGRPPDGVSPSRDYRAMLVRLMRFNLAYGAERLQPIHYVRYIEYALAGALADIGEGMRVLDVGSGGSLLPAFLLSLGATVYSTDIDAGVRFQPKICRLNKLLRERDLERLRVEIRDMRRTGYPEGYFDRVILLSMVEHIHYGDDSVAMKEAARILKPGGKIFLTFDVARDAHELIYQGRYYYGFTMDDIRGIQDEVRKDPSRRLQEDFITLKEGYNPGYTRFYNERTMMESLVAPSGLELVEHGYFGDHTFVIRAFFDRRGIVEYLHWIQPILALLIYRRYAGANELSEKPGAIGYCVLQKPSAPPGA; this comes from the coding sequence GTGGCGTCCTTGAAGAAGCTCTATCAGTACCACACCTATCGGGGGGCCTTCCAGCTCGTCAGGATGCTCGCGCCTGGATGCGGGGCGGAGCGCGGAGTGTGCACCGCAGGCCGCCCCCCCGACGGCGTATCGCCCTCCCGCGATTACCGCGCGATGCTTGTGCGCCTTATGCGGTTCAACCTCGCCTACGGGGCTGAGCGCCTCCAGCCCATCCACTACGTGCGGTATATCGAATACGCCCTCGCCGGGGCCCTCGCGGACATAGGGGAGGGGATGCGCGTGCTCGACGTGGGGAGCGGGGGATCGCTTCTCCCCGCTTTTCTGCTCTCCCTCGGGGCGACGGTGTACAGCACCGATATCGACGCCGGCGTGCGGTTTCAACCGAAGATATGCCGCCTCAACAAGTTGCTCCGGGAGAGGGATCTCGAGAGGCTGCGGGTCGAGATCAGGGACATGCGACGCACCGGCTATCCCGAAGGGTATTTCGACAGGGTGATACTGCTCTCGATGGTGGAGCATATCCACTACGGCGACGATTCCGTCGCGATGAAGGAAGCCGCGCGCATCCTCAAGCCCGGGGGAAAAATCTTTCTCACCTTCGATGTCGCACGGGACGCCCACGAGCTCATCTACCAGGGGCGCTACTATTATGGCTTCACCATGGACGACATCAGGGGGATACAGGACGAGGTGCGCAAGGATCCGTCGCGCCGCCTCCAGGAGGATTTCATTACGCTCAAGGAGGGATACAACCCAGGCTACACGCGCTTCTACAACGAACGCACGATGATGGAATCCCTCGTCGCCCCGTCGGGTCTGGAGCTCGTCGAACACGGTTATTTCGGGGACCACACCTTCGTGATCAGGGCCTTTTTCGACAGGAGGGGGATCGTCGAGTATCTCCACTGGATCCAGCCGATCCTCGCGTTGCTCATCTACCGAAGATACGCCGGTGCGAACGAGCTGAGCGAGAAGCCGGGCGCAATCGGGTACTGTGTCCTGCAAAAGCCGTCCGCGCCCCCCGGGGCATAG
- a CDS encoding radical SAM protein produces MTVVRTVVLAQPPLPANERHKRVLPLGLAYLAAYARDRIPGLRVRIVDGQACKLTVPQIAEQVRAEDPGVVGITYWTCQAPAAHLLSRLLRETAPGAAIVHGGIHPTIYPSAALETADYCIMHEGEETFVELLRLLAGEGRGPEGIAGLAWRDGREPRVNPPRPFIADLDALPFPAWDLLPMDRYDSPLHVVGGRRLPIVGSRGCPYGCTYCGSPLMWGRRVRWRSPENILAEMKAAIAALGLTQFHFWDDNLMLDRRHVERLCRLIIEERLAVRWTGLTRASHIARNGDLMGLLKQAGCIGLEVGIESANPETFSQIDKDEDLQVIREVAHLHKAHGMSPLFTYMACNPGETISGYYAQARFIDELVAGLPWYAHFHPMPFPLYTGQFATPHMGTKLHDEAPKLGMVLAERLEEYHHHRINFVPNSLLDDIPARNIRALDLYQYRLCRYALWYSFWDDFNAAVPRDRQRETLARYRDFLSFFWRLCDGRNTIRQIAAAAGRRAGVEPRQAVRFAAFTALILGQTGVIVSAIHDAGRRRPVVAVATPAQVEGCLTPAGGEMPPPSAARRVADEAVRLLRRFLG; encoded by the coding sequence ATGACCGTAGTGCGCACCGTCGTTTTGGCGCAGCCGCCGCTCCCGGCGAACGAGCGACACAAGCGGGTGCTCCCCCTGGGGCTCGCCTACCTGGCCGCCTACGCCCGCGATCGAATCCCCGGGCTGCGCGTGCGGATCGTCGACGGCCAGGCGTGCAAGCTCACCGTCCCCCAGATCGCCGAGCAGGTGCGGGCGGAGGATCCTGGGGTTGTCGGCATCACCTACTGGACCTGCCAGGCCCCCGCGGCGCACCTCCTCTCCCGGTTGCTCCGCGAGACGGCGCCGGGCGCCGCGATCGTGCACGGGGGGATCCATCCGACCATCTATCCCTCCGCGGCGCTCGAGACGGCGGACTACTGCATCATGCACGAGGGAGAGGAGACGTTCGTAGAGCTCCTCCGTCTGCTCGCCGGGGAGGGGCGGGGGCCTGAGGGGATCGCGGGCCTCGCCTGGAGGGACGGCCGGGAGCCGCGCGTCAACCCGCCGCGGCCGTTCATCGCCGACCTCGACGCGCTCCCGTTCCCCGCGTGGGATCTCCTGCCGATGGACCGGTACGACTCGCCGCTCCACGTTGTCGGCGGCCGGCGGCTCCCCATCGTCGGTTCCCGAGGCTGCCCCTACGGCTGCACCTACTGCGGCTCCCCCTTGATGTGGGGCCGCCGCGTCAGGTGGCGCAGCCCGGAAAACATCCTCGCCGAGATGAAGGCCGCGATCGCCGCGCTCGGCCTCACGCAGTTCCATTTCTGGGACGACAACCTGATGCTCGACCGCCGCCATGTCGAGCGGCTCTGCCGTCTGATCATCGAGGAGCGGCTCGCCGTGCGGTGGACCGGTCTGACGCGCGCCTCCCATATCGCGCGCAACGGGGATCTGATGGGACTCCTGAAACAGGCAGGGTGCATCGGCCTGGAGGTGGGGATCGAGAGCGCGAACCCGGAGACGTTCTCGCAGATCGACAAAGACGAGGATTTGCAGGTCATCAGGGAGGTGGCGCACCTCCACAAGGCGCACGGGATGTCCCCCCTCTTCACCTACATGGCGTGCAACCCGGGGGAGACGATCTCCGGGTATTACGCCCAGGCGCGGTTCATCGACGAGCTTGTCGCGGGGCTCCCGTGGTACGCGCACTTTCACCCGATGCCCTTCCCGCTCTACACGGGGCAGTTCGCGACCCCCCATATGGGGACGAAGCTCCACGACGAGGCGCCGAAGCTCGGGATGGTGCTGGCGGAGCGGCTCGAGGAGTACCACCACCATCGGATCAACTTCGTGCCGAACTCGCTCCTCGACGACATACCCGCCCGCAACATCCGGGCGCTCGACCTGTACCAGTACCGGCTCTGCCGTTACGCCCTCTGGTACTCCTTCTGGGACGACTTCAACGCGGCGGTGCCCCGGGACCGGCAGCGGGAGACGCTGGCGCGGTACCGGGATTTTCTCTCCTTTTTCTGGAGACTGTGCGACGGCAGGAATACCATCCGCCAAATCGCCGCCGCCGCCGGCCGCAGGGCGGGCGTGGAACCGCGGCAGGCGGTGCGGTTCGCCGCTTTTACGGCGCTCATCCTCGGGCAGACCGGGGTGATCGTTTCGGCGATCCACGACGCGGGGAGGAGACGGCCGGTGGTTGCGGTGGCGACGCCGGCCCAGGTCGAGGGCTGCCTCACGCCGGCCGGGGGCGAGATGCCGCCCCCGTCCGCCGCGCGCCGGGTCGCCGACGAGGCCGTACGGCTCCTGCGGCGGTTTCTCGGATAG